Below is a genomic region from Acidobacteriota bacterium.
TGCAGGGTGCGGATGTAGGCGGGCGCGGGGATGGCGTGCAGCCCGAGCTTGCGGGCCACCCCCATGGCGCGGCGCAGGTCGCAGGCCGAGGCGACCAGGATGAAGGGCCGCTCGCCGACCAGGGCCCGCACCTCGAACAGGTTTTCGTAGGTGTTTTCCGATTTCCCCTCGATGACGAGGTCCTCCCTCGGCACCCCGAGCTCCGCGAGCAGGTCGGCCATGGCGGCCGCCACCGGCCTTTCCCCCTCGATCGCCACCCCGCCCGAGGTGACGAGCTTGTTGCCGGGGAGCGCGCGGTAGAGCCTCAGCCCCTCGGCCAGGCTGGCGAGCGTCTGCTCCGACACCCGGCTGGTGACCGGCAGGTGCGGCTGCTCCTCGGCGTACCCGGCCAGGACCACGATCCGGTCGGTCTTGGGCACCGCCGCGAGGTTCACCAGCGGCGCGTGCTCCCGCTCGAGCTTCCCCAGCATGACGTTCGCGAGCGGCGAAGCGT
It encodes:
- a CDS encoding DUF218 domain-containing protein, whose translation is MTDSVYIAKRLLEWVFSPVGVMVLLLAAGFLWSVARRQSRGGPRLLVAGAFLFLLYYASPLANVMLGKLEREHAPLVNLAAVPKTDRIVVLAGYAEEQPHLPVTSRVSEQTLASLAEGLRLYRALPGNKLVTSGGVAIEGERPVAAAMADLLAELGVPREDLVIEGKSENTYENLFEVRALVGERPFILVASACDLRRAMGVARKLGLHAIPAPAYIRTLQRAKAREGLGGRVLDYVGRHVSLRNFAKLQWAHHEYAGYVWYRLLDRI